The following are encoded together in the Streptomyces sp. NBC_00341 genome:
- a CDS encoding MFS transporter, protein MTEHKTWRTRLTGALPATRESRIIAVNALIGSMGTGMFLASSALYFTRFAGINETQLGVGLGIAGVVGLATTVPMGMLADRFGPRNIILVVCLWRAIGYLAYLRVDGFSQFVVTASLLYIMDRAGQPLNQALVGRLITGTERNRTMGFIRSLRNLGFTVGFSLAGIALTTNSKTAFHWLFIGNAISFLVVFSLVWMLPRVGPAVAKDKGDGKGAKAVVPPIRDWRFVAATAANGVMFLHDAILITVLPLWVAEHTASPIWMITVLVTTNTVLTVLAQVRVTRHIGDLATATRATTMSSVLLLFACVAFAASGWSDTSGWAIVTLVAALLLLTFGELLHSASSWEISFAMSPEAAQGRYFAFFNVGFSAAEIAGPAVVLWLLARTGPSGWLIIAVCFPLSAALSWLGTRQKPEPATTGPAPHSEPVPATEGS, encoded by the coding sequence ATGACCGAACACAAGACGTGGCGCACCCGGCTGACCGGGGCCCTGCCCGCCACCAGGGAGTCCCGGATCATCGCGGTCAACGCGTTGATCGGCTCCATGGGAACCGGCATGTTCCTGGCGAGCTCCGCCCTCTACTTCACGCGCTTCGCCGGAATCAACGAGACCCAGCTCGGCGTGGGCCTGGGGATCGCGGGAGTGGTCGGGCTCGCCACCACCGTGCCGATGGGCATGCTCGCCGACCGCTTCGGCCCCAGGAACATCATCCTGGTGGTCTGCCTGTGGCGCGCCATCGGCTACCTCGCCTACCTGAGGGTCGACGGATTCAGCCAGTTCGTGGTGACGGCCAGCCTGCTGTACATCATGGACCGGGCCGGACAGCCCCTGAACCAGGCCCTGGTGGGCCGCCTGATCACCGGAACCGAACGCAACCGCACGATGGGATTCATCCGGTCCCTGCGCAACCTCGGCTTCACCGTCGGGTTCTCGCTCGCCGGGATCGCCCTGACCACCAATTCGAAGACCGCGTTCCACTGGCTCTTCATCGGCAACGCGATCAGCTTCCTGGTGGTGTTCTCCCTCGTCTGGATGCTGCCCCGGGTCGGCCCGGCGGTGGCCAAGGACAAGGGGGACGGGAAGGGCGCGAAGGCGGTGGTCCCGCCGATCCGCGACTGGCGGTTCGTCGCCGCCACGGCGGCCAACGGGGTGATGTTCCTGCACGACGCGATCCTGATCACCGTGCTGCCGCTCTGGGTGGCGGAGCACACCGCGTCGCCCATCTGGATGATCACCGTCCTCGTCACCACCAACACGGTCCTCACGGTGCTGGCCCAGGTCAGGGTGACGCGCCACATCGGCGACCTGGCCACCGCGACCCGGGCCACCACCATGTCGTCGGTCCTGTTGCTGTTCGCCTGCGTCGCCTTCGCGGCGAGCGGCTGGTCGGACACGTCCGGCTGGGCGATCGTGACCCTCGTGGCCGCACTGCTCCTGCTGACCTTCGGGGAACTGCTGCACTCGGCGTCGTCCTGGGAGATCTCCTTCGCGATGTCGCCGGAGGCGGCCCAGGGCCGGTACTTCGCCTTCTTCAACGTGGGTTTCTCGGCGGCGGAGATCGCCGGGCCGGCCGTGGTGCTGTGGCTCCTCGCCCGGACGGGACCGAGCGGCTGGCTGATCATCGCGGTCTGCTTCCCGCTGTCCGCGGCCCTGAGCTGGCTCGGCACCCGGCAGAAGCCGGAACCGGCCACCACCGGGCCCGCGCCGCACTCGGAGCCCGTACCCGCCACAGAGGGTTCCTGA
- a CDS encoding ATP-grasp domain-containing protein: MSDTLPPQHLLIVSGGRDLPDRARGAWPGLRTTVICRPEVVPRLRSREKIQRLIVLREDAPVEEWVAAARFVHAVDPVDRLTNFTEKDTEKTAAIGLDLGLDWHSAETVRAVADKYAMRRVLAEAGVGQVVAETVHDVEGVLKVAERTGYPLICKPVRGVASKGVTRIDGPADIPRALEWGAEGAGDLDAPDLLVEQFLSGDEYSVECVSEDGEHLAVGVTRKISEHDHFVEVGHVVPAPLPDADDQRIRTTVTDMLTALGVRRGVTHTEVIVAADAVHIVETHLRPAGDEIPELWARVSGVDLIDVVARQAVGLKVLDGLRATLAAPHDGPGAAAIWYACPDAVGEIVEVAGEEEARALEGVVDVEVLREPGKRLKGVTGSFARGAHVCAVGTSQDEALRRAQEGVRKLSFTVRSDGMAARHEALASTG; this comes from the coding sequence ATGTCAGACACACTCCCGCCCCAGCATCTCCTGATCGTCAGCGGCGGGCGCGATCTGCCCGATCGCGCCCGCGGCGCCTGGCCGGGACTGCGCACGACCGTCATCTGCCGGCCGGAGGTGGTGCCGCGGCTGCGCAGCCGGGAGAAGATCCAGCGCCTGATCGTGCTCCGCGAGGACGCCCCGGTCGAGGAGTGGGTGGCCGCGGCGCGGTTCGTGCACGCGGTCGACCCGGTCGACCGGCTGACCAACTTCACCGAGAAGGACACCGAGAAGACCGCGGCCATCGGGCTCGACCTCGGCCTCGACTGGCACAGCGCGGAGACGGTACGGGCGGTGGCCGACAAGTACGCGATGCGCCGGGTGCTGGCCGAGGCCGGGGTCGGCCAGGTCGTCGCCGAGACCGTCCACGACGTCGAGGGCGTCCTCAAGGTCGCGGAGCGGACCGGCTACCCGCTGATCTGCAAGCCCGTGCGCGGGGTCGCCAGCAAGGGCGTCACCCGTATCGACGGACCGGCCGACATCCCCCGCGCCCTTGAGTGGGGCGCCGAGGGAGCCGGCGACCTGGACGCGCCGGACCTGCTCGTCGAACAGTTCCTGAGCGGCGACGAGTACAGCGTGGAGTGCGTCAGCGAGGACGGCGAGCACCTGGCCGTGGGCGTCACCCGCAAGATTTCCGAGCACGATCACTTCGTCGAGGTCGGCCACGTCGTCCCGGCCCCCCTTCCGGACGCGGACGACCAGCGGATCCGTACCACCGTGACCGACATGCTGACGGCCCTCGGAGTCCGGCGGGGCGTCACCCACACCGAGGTCATCGTGGCCGCGGACGCGGTCCACATCGTGGAGACGCACCTGCGTCCGGCGGGCGACGAGATCCCCGAGCTGTGGGCGCGGGTCAGCGGGGTCGACCTGATCGACGTCGTCGCCCGCCAGGCCGTGGGCCTCAAGGTCCTCGACGGCCTCCGCGCCACCCTCGCCGCCCCGCACGACGGTCCGGGCGCGGCGGCCATCTGGTACGCCTGCCCGGACGCGGTGGGCGAGATCGTGGAGGTGGCGGGCGAGGAGGAGGCCCGCGCGCTGGAGGGCGTCGTCGACGTCGAGGTGCTGCGCGAACCGGGCAAGCGGCTCAAGGGAGTCACCGGTTCCTTCGCCCGGGGTGCACATGTCTGCGCGGTGGGCACGTCACAGGACGAGGCGTTGCGGCGTGCCCAGGAGGGCGTACGGAAACTGTCGTTCACCGTACGCAGTGACGGCAT
- a CDS encoding polysaccharide deacetylase family protein gives MTPLPPVVPGVPAEHQPALGSAPRWPLVLYFHHVHPDVRHYTALSPDAFERGLEQVLEQFAPYDPADLLADGGPRRPDRPTVLVTFDDGYRDNTTHARDILDRLGVRAVFFVCTGLLGRRSPRPREDHLTYEECDQLAREGHLIGAHTRTHPHLDRIPPAEARAETLGSLDDIRERYGAGPARLFAYPYGGVPAEPLLPEGVLAFGTVRSPATPWTAEHQRIRRTYLPSGAADTWAGLVRHWRTEWDGPTASGREE, from the coding sequence ATGACACCGCTCCCGCCCGTGGTCCCCGGCGTCCCGGCCGAGCACCAGCCCGCCCTGGGCAGCGCCCCGCGGTGGCCCCTGGTGCTGTACTTCCACCACGTGCACCCGGACGTGCGGCACTACACCGCGCTGTCCCCGGACGCGTTCGAGCGGGGCCTTGAGCAGGTGCTCGAACAGTTCGCCCCGTACGACCCGGCGGACCTGCTGGCCGACGGGGGCCCTCGCCGGCCCGACCGCCCCACGGTGCTCGTCACCTTCGACGACGGCTACCGCGACAACACCACCCACGCACGGGACATCCTGGACCGTCTCGGCGTCCGTGCGGTGTTCTTCGTCTGCACCGGACTGCTCGGCCGGCGCAGCCCCCGTCCGCGCGAGGACCACCTGACGTACGAGGAGTGCGACCAACTGGCCCGGGAGGGGCACCTGATCGGCGCCCACACCCGTACCCACCCGCACCTCGACCGGATCCCGCCGGCCGAGGCGCGCGCCGAGACCCTGGGCTCCCTCGACGACATCCGCGAGCGGTACGGAGCGGGCCCCGCCCGGCTGTTCGCCTACCCCTACGGCGGGGTGCCCGCCGAACCGCTGCTGCCCGAAGGCGTGCTGGCCTTCGGAACGGTCCGCTCGCCCGCCACGCCGTGGACCGCGGAGCACCAGCGGATCCGCAGAACCTATCTGCCCTCGGGGGCGGCCGACACCTGGGCCGGGCTGGTCCGCCACTGGCGCACCGAGTGGGACGGACCGACCGCTTCCGGGAGGGAAGAGTGA
- a CDS encoding amino acid adenylation domain-containing protein: MTHTPCVVDLIRGHAAGRPADIALRTPAGTMTYARLWNRAEQAGRALAGRGVRRGDTVLVRLPSGPEAVVAMLGTWLAGAAFVPVDTATPAERLAYVLRDSGATAVLDDSTALLPPAGDPVEPAGDLVESAGPRTADDEHGAYVIYTSGSTGAPKGVLVGHGALARHADAAVDLFALGPHSTVLQFASLGFDVAQEEIWPTLAAGGTLAFHGADGVPGAAQLASVAQELGVTVLQLPTAYWRMLCAELDGEREPSFAGVRTVVIGGENATTADARAHRRTPLAHTVLVNGYGPTETVVTATALVLAPGDEVPGTDGLPIGEPVGDRVARVLDEDGRPVADGAPGELWIGGEPLALGYLNDPARTRERFLPDPYAATPGTRMYRTGDMVVRRENGGLEFLGRVDNQVKVRGHRVELDEVDRHLLGAPGITSAVSFTLDDGAGGNVLAAAVARDGDGPDPRAVREHLRERVPAYLVPGRIAVLDRMPLTTSGKTDRRAAAEAAAAVLAAGVTHERDDEARSPLDTVVALLRELLLAPELGPDDDFLARGGDSLMALRVCGRMRARGISMTPGDLLTGRTARAALSRAEGRRAPDAVEEEPAGPLGLLPAQHRWLSDGELPARDHFCLNALFTTDSGMSADRLVRVAGALRRRHPALRTALRADGTAELREADPADAVRVIDLSPVPPPERAARLEEALAEAQTSMSLAEGRVLQLLYVDGAENGARLLLTVHHFVLDGVSMGLLTDDLELLLGDGRTGAAATGPRAVGTALRDWVRTAQARQDAAEWALRTGEFTVLRPDAEGSAPLPTLRTHRFRLPRDLTGQVLHRLPAAGIAPHDFALGCLVGGLAAWTGEPVHGVDVYAHSRGVSPGDLDLSRTVGYVQSTYPAVLRWEGEGVPALAAALGGPAALPERRYGFDALRFLSPDPAERAALAACPRPRVRLNFRGHLLRLEQRAPGAVLRPADESFGAHRSPLQRERYLLMAEGDIVDGELEMSLKYSTVHWSAERIEELARHVDRVMRQTLDSPDAGRPVNGGAR; this comes from the coding sequence ATGACCCACACCCCCTGCGTCGTGGACCTGATCCGCGGCCACGCGGCCGGCCGCCCCGCGGACATCGCCCTGCGGACCCCGGCGGGCACCATGACCTACGCCCGGCTGTGGAACCGCGCCGAGCAGGCCGGGCGGGCCCTCGCGGGACGCGGTGTACGGCGCGGCGACACCGTCCTCGTGCGCCTGCCCTCCGGCCCGGAGGCGGTCGTCGCCATGCTCGGTACCTGGCTCGCCGGCGCCGCGTTCGTACCCGTCGACACGGCGACCCCCGCGGAACGCCTGGCGTACGTGCTCCGCGACAGCGGCGCCACCGCGGTCCTCGACGACAGCACGGCGCTCCTGCCGCCCGCCGGGGACCCGGTGGAGCCCGCCGGGGACCTGGTGGAATCCGCCGGCCCGCGCACCGCGGACGACGAGCACGGCGCCTACGTCATCTACACCTCCGGGTCCACCGGAGCGCCCAAGGGAGTCCTGGTCGGGCACGGGGCGCTGGCGCGCCATGCCGACGCGGCCGTGGACCTGTTCGCGCTCGGGCCGCACAGCACCGTGCTGCAGTTCGCGAGCCTCGGGTTCGATGTCGCCCAGGAGGAGATCTGGCCGACCCTCGCCGCGGGCGGAACCCTCGCCTTCCACGGCGCGGACGGCGTCCCCGGCGCCGCTCAACTCGCCTCGGTCGCGCAGGAGCTGGGGGTGACGGTCCTGCAACTCCCCACCGCCTACTGGCGCATGCTCTGTGCGGAGCTCGACGGCGAGCGGGAGCCGTCCTTCGCCGGGGTCCGCACGGTGGTCATCGGCGGCGAGAACGCCACGACCGCCGACGCCCGCGCCCACCGCCGTACCCCCCTCGCGCACACCGTGCTGGTGAACGGGTACGGCCCCACCGAGACCGTGGTCACCGCGACCGCCCTGGTGCTCGCCCCCGGCGACGAGGTGCCCGGCACGGACGGGCTGCCCATCGGGGAACCGGTCGGCGACCGGGTGGCACGGGTGCTGGACGAGGACGGCCGGCCCGTCGCCGACGGCGCACCGGGCGAACTGTGGATCGGCGGCGAGCCGCTGGCCCTGGGCTACCTCAACGACCCGGCGCGGACCCGGGAGCGCTTCCTGCCGGATCCGTACGCGGCGACGCCCGGCACGCGGATGTACCGCACCGGCGACATGGTGGTGCGGCGGGAGAACGGCGGCCTCGAATTCCTGGGGCGCGTCGACAACCAGGTGAAGGTCCGCGGCCACCGCGTCGAACTCGACGAGGTCGACCGCCACCTGCTCGGAGCCCCCGGGATCACCTCTGCCGTCTCCTTCACCCTGGACGACGGGGCAGGCGGGAACGTGCTGGCGGCCGCCGTCGCCCGCGACGGGGACGGCCCGGACCCCCGGGCGGTCCGGGAGCACCTGCGGGAGCGGGTCCCCGCCTATCTGGTGCCGGGCCGCATCGCCGTACTCGACCGGATGCCCCTCACCACCTCCGGCAAGACCGACCGCCGCGCGGCGGCAGAGGCCGCGGCGGCCGTCCTGGCCGCCGGGGTGACGCACGAGCGCGACGACGAGGCGCGGTCACCGCTGGACACGGTGGTCGCCCTGCTCCGCGAACTGCTGCTCGCGCCGGAACTCGGCCCCGACGACGACTTCCTCGCCCGGGGCGGCGACTCCCTCATGGCCCTGCGCGTCTGCGGCCGGATGCGGGCGCGGGGCATCTCCATGACCCCCGGCGACCTGCTCACCGGGCGCACCGCCCGCGCCGCCCTCTCCCGGGCGGAGGGCCGCCGCGCGCCCGACGCCGTCGAGGAGGAGCCCGCAGGGCCGCTCGGCCTGCTGCCCGCCCAGCACCGCTGGCTGAGCGACGGCGAACTGCCGGCCCGCGACCACTTCTGCCTGAACGCGCTGTTCACCACGGACTCCGGCATGTCCGCGGACCGCCTCGTCCGGGTGGCCGGGGCCCTGCGACGACGCCACCCCGCGCTGCGCACGGCGCTCCGCGCGGACGGCACGGCGGAGCTGCGGGAGGCCGACCCCGCGGACGCCGTCCGCGTCATCGACCTGTCCCCCGTCCCGCCGCCCGAGCGGGCCGCCCGGCTGGAAGAGGCGCTGGCCGAGGCGCAGACCTCGATGTCGCTCGCCGAGGGCCGGGTCCTTCAACTGCTGTACGTGGACGGCGCGGAGAACGGGGCCCGGCTGCTGCTGACGGTCCACCACTTCGTCCTCGACGGGGTGTCGATGGGCCTGCTCACCGACGACCTCGAACTGCTGCTGGGCGACGGCCGGACGGGAGCCGCCGCGACGGGGCCCCGGGCCGTCGGCACCGCGCTGCGGGACTGGGTGCGCACCGCGCAGGCCCGGCAGGACGCCGCCGAATGGGCCCTCAGGACAGGGGAGTTCACCGTGCTGCGGCCCGACGCGGAAGGCTCCGCGCCGCTGCCCACGCTGCGCACCCACCGCTTCCGGCTGCCCCGGGACCTCACCGGCCAGGTGCTCCACCGTCTCCCCGCCGCGGGCATCGCCCCGCACGACTTCGCCCTCGGCTGCCTGGTCGGCGGCCTGGCGGCCTGGACCGGGGAGCCCGTGCACGGGGTGGACGTCTACGCGCACAGCCGCGGCGTGTCCCCCGGGGACCTCGACCTGTCCCGCACGGTCGGCTACGTACAGAGCACCTACCCGGCCGTCCTGCGGTGGGAGGGCGAGGGCGTCCCCGCACTGGCCGCCGCGCTCGGCGGGCCGGCCGCCCTGCCCGAACGCCGTTACGGGTTCGACGCGTTGCGCTTCCTCTCGCCCGATCCCGCGGAGCGCGCCGCCCTGGCGGCCTGCCCGCGTCCCCGGGTCCGGCTCAACTTCCGAGGGCATCTGCTGCGGCTGGAACAGCGCGCGCCGGGTGCGGTGCTGCGGCCCGCGGACGAGAGCTTCGGCGCCCACCGCTCGCCGCTCCAGCGGGAGCGCTATCTGCTGATGGCCGAGGGGGACATCGTCGACGGGGAGCTGGAGATGAGCCTGAAGTACTCCACGGTCCACTGGAGCGCGGAACGGATCGAGGAGCTGGCCCGGCACGTCGACCGCGTGATGCGGCAGACCCTGGACTCCCCCGACGCCGGCCGTCCGGTGAACGGCGGTGCGCGATGA